One segment of Oscillospiraceae bacterium MB08-C2-2 DNA contains the following:
- a CDS encoding V-type ATP synthase subunit A, which translates to MSKGLIKKVAGPLVIAEGMRDANMFDVVRVSDQRLIGEIIEIHGDQASVQVYEETSGLRPGEPVESTGAPLTVELGPGLIGSIFDGIQRPLVEIMKQEGNNLTRGVELPSLSREKVWHFTPTAVAGAAVIGGDIIGIVKETPIVEQKIMIPNGVSGTLAAIREGDYTLSDVVATVEKSDGSRVDITLMQKWPVRVGRPYQEKLSPEMPLITGQRVIDALFPIAKGGVAAVPGPFGSGKTVVQHQLAKWAEADIVVYIGCGERGNEMTDVLNEFPELKDPKTGYSLMERTVLIANTSDMPVAAREASIYVGITIAEYFRDMGYSVALMADSTSRWAEALREMSGRLEEMPGEEGYPAYLGSRLAQFYERAGRVISNGSDRREGALSVIGAVSPPGGDISEPVSQATLRIVKVFWGLDASLAYRRHFPAVNWLTSYSLYIKSMSKWFDKEAGGSWMEHRGRIMSLLSDEAGLQEIVQLVGMDALSAPDRLKLEAARSIREDFLHQDAFHEVDTYTSLKKQFKMMTLMLDYYDTALDGLQKGADIEELVQIPVRERIGRYKYTPDASLDAEYNSILHHLHNQVADLIGKED; encoded by the coding sequence ATGAGCAAGGGCTTGATAAAAAAAGTAGCCGGCCCTTTGGTGATCGCAGAGGGAATGCGTGACGCCAATATGTTTGACGTTGTGCGTGTCAGTGATCAGCGTTTGATCGGCGAAATTATTGAAATACATGGTGATCAGGCTTCCGTTCAGGTTTATGAGGAAACCTCCGGCCTTCGGCCGGGCGAACCTGTGGAATCCACCGGCGCCCCTCTTACAGTTGAGCTGGGCCCCGGCTTGATCGGCAGCATTTTTGACGGAATCCAGCGCCCCTTGGTTGAAATTATGAAGCAAGAGGGCAACAACCTCACCCGTGGTGTGGAGCTCCCCTCCCTCAGCCGGGAAAAGGTCTGGCATTTTACCCCCACCGCTGTGGCGGGCGCAGCCGTTATTGGCGGCGATATTATCGGTATCGTGAAAGAAACCCCTATCGTTGAGCAAAAGATCATGATCCCCAACGGCGTTTCCGGCACATTGGCCGCTATCCGTGAGGGCGATTATACCCTGAGCGATGTTGTCGCTACAGTGGAAAAGTCCGATGGTTCCCGGGTAGACATTACCCTGATGCAAAAATGGCCTGTCCGTGTGGGCCGCCCCTATCAGGAAAAACTCTCCCCCGAAATGCCGCTTATTACAGGCCAGCGGGTCATCGATGCCCTCTTCCCCATTGCCAAGGGCGGTGTTGCGGCTGTTCCCGGCCCCTTCGGAAGCGGCAAAACCGTTGTGCAGCATCAGCTTGCCAAATGGGCCGAAGCGGATATTGTGGTTTACATCGGCTGCGGTGAGCGTGGCAACGAAATGACCGACGTTCTCAACGAGTTCCCTGAGCTGAAAGACCCCAAAACCGGCTACTCCCTCATGGAGCGGACTGTTCTGATCGCCAACACCTCCGATATGCCGGTGGCCGCCCGTGAGGCCTCCATTTATGTGGGAATCACCATTGCGGAATATTTCCGTGATATGGGTTATTCTGTGGCTCTCATGGCGGATTCAACCTCCCGCTGGGCAGAAGCGCTTCGGGAAATGTCCGGCCGCTTGGAGGAAATGCCCGGTGAAGAAGGCTATCCCGCCTATCTGGGCAGCCGTTTGGCTCAGTTTTATGAGCGGGCCGGCCGGGTTATCTCCAACGGAAGCGACCGCCGTGAAGGCGCTTTGTCGGTAATCGGCGCTGTGTCCCCTCCCGGCGGTGATATTTCGGAGCCTGTTTCGCAGGCTACCCTGCGCATTGTCAAGGTGTTCTGGGGGCTGGATGCCAGCCTTGCCTACAGGCGGCATTTCCCGGCTGTCAACTGGCTCACCAGCTACTCCCTCTACATAAAGAGTATGTCCAAGTGGTTTGATAAAGAAGCTGGCGGTTCGTGGATGGAGCACCGGGGCCGAATCATGAGCCTTTTGAGCGATGAAGCAGGCTTACAGGAAATTGTGCAGCTGGTTGGTATGGATGCCCTTTCGGCTCCTGACCGCCTCAAGCTGGAGGCCGCACGTTCCATCCGTGAGGACTTTTTGCATCAGGATGCTTTCCATGAGGTGGATACCTATACCTCCCTCAAAAAGCAGTTCAAGATGATGACCCTGATGCTGGATTACTACGATACAGCGCTGGATGGACTGCAAAAGGGCGCCGATATTGAGGAGCTTGTGCAAATTCCCGTGCGTGAGCGCATTGGCCGCTATAAATATACACCGGATGCAAGTTTGGATGCCGAATACAATTCGATCCTGCATCATCTGCACAATCAGGTTGCCGACCTGATTGGAAAGGAGGACTAA
- a CDS encoding V-type ATP synthase subunit F, which translates to MYKIAVLGDRDSIYGFAALGLEIFPVSGKEEAAEAFKALTQGTYAVVYITEATHLLLSEEIEKHSGALLPAVIPIPGVSGNTGAGIRRVKKMVEQAVGSDIIFGSEG; encoded by the coding sequence ATGTATAAGATAGCGGTATTGGGCGACCGGGATAGTATCTATGGCTTTGCCGCACTGGGGCTGGAGATCTTCCCGGTCAGCGGCAAGGAAGAAGCCGCCGAAGCCTTTAAAGCCCTGACACAGGGCACTTATGCGGTGGTTTATATAACCGAGGCCACACACCTGCTGCTCTCGGAAGAAATCGAGAAGCATTCAGGTGCTCTGCTGCCTGCCGTTATTCCCATCCCGGGGGTCTCCGGCAATACAGGTGCGGGAATCCGGCGGGTGAAAAAAATGGTGGAGCAGGCTGTGGGCTCGGATATTATCTTTGGCAGCGAAGGTTAA
- a CDS encoding V-type ATP synthase subunit D, whose translation MAGTHVNPTRMELTRLKKKLTTAVRGHKLLKDKRDELMRQFLDMVRENKSLREKVEAGIIASNKNFVLAKAGMEEAAMNVALMAPRQEVYLEASTKNVMSVDIPVFEYSTRTSDPNDIYCYGFAFTSGDLDSAVKSLADILPDMLRLAEREKACQLMASEIEKTRRRVNALEHVLIPDIRTKIKYIVMKLDENERSTQIRLMKVKDMMLEQAHRYKERQDAAL comes from the coding sequence TTGGCAGGAACACACGTGAATCCGACCCGCATGGAGCTTACCCGGCTGAAAAAGAAGCTTACCACAGCTGTGCGAGGCCACAAGCTGTTAAAGGATAAGCGGGATGAGCTGATGCGCCAGTTTCTGGATATGGTGCGGGAAAACAAATCGCTTCGTGAAAAGGTAGAGGCCGGGATTATCGCCTCCAACAAGAACTTTGTTCTGGCGAAAGCCGGGATGGAGGAGGCCGCTATGAATGTGGCCCTGATGGCCCCCCGGCAGGAGGTCTATCTGGAGGCATCCACCAAAAATGTTATGAGCGTGGATATCCCGGTGTTTGAGTATAGCACCCGCACCTCCGACCCCAACGACATCTACTGCTATGGCTTTGCTTTCACCTCCGGCGATCTGGATAGTGCCGTGAAATCGCTGGCGGATATTCTGCCCGATATGCTGCGCTTGGCCGAGCGGGAAAAAGCATGCCAGCTGATGGCCTCGGAGATTGAAAAGACCCGGCGCCGGGTGAATGCGCTGGAGCATGTGCTGATTCCCGATATCCGCACCAAAATCAAGTATATCGTGATGAAGCTGGATGAAAACGAGCGCAGCACTCAAATCCGCCTTATGAAGGTCAAGGATATGATGCTGGAACAGGCTCACCGCTACAAAGAAAGGCAGGATGCGGCCCTTTAA
- a CDS encoding N-acetyltransferase — translation MEIVKAQPQHLDRIMEIYASAKSHMVKNGNPTQWNEHYPTRDLLEKDIEIGHCYVCLQDGEVHGVFVLLSSEEPTYAVIEDGSWKSDTPYGTLHRIAGDGAIKGLGGLCLDFCKQLFPHMRADTHEDNKIMQRLLEQSGFERRGIVWMVDNTPRIAYEYLD, via the coding sequence ATGGAGATCGTCAAAGCCCAGCCCCAGCATCTGGATCGGATCATGGAGATTTATGCCAGCGCCAAGAGCCATATGGTGAAAAACGGCAACCCCACCCAATGGAACGAGCACTACCCCACCCGTGACCTGCTGGAAAAGGATATCGAGATTGGGCATTGCTATGTCTGCCTGCAAGACGGCGAGGTTCACGGGGTCTTTGTGCTCCTCTCCAGCGAAGAGCCTACCTATGCGGTGATTGAAGACGGCAGTTGGAAGAGTGACACCCCCTATGGCACCCTGCACCGAATCGCCGGGGATGGAGCGATCAAGGGGCTGGGCGGTCTCTGCCTTGATTTTTGCAAGCAGCTTTTTCCTCATATGCGAGCGGATACCCACGAGGATAACAAAATTATGCAGCGTCTTTTGGAGCAAAGCGGCTTTGAGCGGCGGGGTATCGTTTGGATGGTGGATAACACCCCCAGAATCGCCTATGAATACTTAGACTGA
- a CDS encoding V-type ATPase subunit, which yields MADQQYTYAVARIRSRELALFGKQILDQLMACKSYEDCLRFLADKGWGDPSGSPEELLSAERGKMWALMRELVEDTSVFGVFLYENDYHNLKAAIKQVCTGQKVPGIFMDKGLLEPSLIFEAVQEKDFTKLPEEMRQCAEEAYEIQLKTRDSQLCDVVIDHAAMEAILAAGKRSGNELFAGYSLLKVAAADISIAIRGCRTGKSRDFLSRALVPCETLDISVLIQAALESEEAVYAYLKGTAYADGVEPLKKSLSEFERWCSNRIIQHIRPQKYNPFTISPLAAYILAREYEIKAVRIILSGKRNDLPEESVRERLTELYV from the coding sequence ATGGCCGACCAGCAATATACCTATGCCGTCGCCCGCATTCGTTCCCGTGAGCTGGCACTGTTCGGCAAGCAGATTCTCGATCAGCTGATGGCATGCAAAAGCTATGAAGATTGCCTTCGCTTTTTGGCAGATAAGGGGTGGGGTGATCCTTCCGGTTCACCAGAAGAGCTTTTGAGTGCCGAACGAGGCAAAATGTGGGCCTTGATGCGTGAATTGGTTGAAGACACCTCGGTGTTTGGTGTTTTTCTGTATGAAAACGACTACCACAACCTAAAGGCGGCCATCAAGCAGGTCTGCACAGGTCAAAAGGTCCCCGGTATTTTTATGGATAAGGGGCTGCTGGAACCCTCTCTGATTTTCGAAGCAGTTCAGGAAAAGGATTTCACAAAGCTGCCGGAGGAAATGCGGCAGTGTGCCGAAGAGGCTTACGAAATTCAGCTGAAGACCCGGGATAGCCAGCTTTGTGACGTTGTGATCGACCATGCGGCTATGGAAGCCATTTTAGCCGCCGGAAAGCGTTCCGGCAACGAGCTGTTTGCAGGCTATTCCCTGCTCAAGGTTGCCGCGGCGGATATCAGCATTGCTATCCGGGGCTGCCGCACCGGCAAGAGCCGGGATTTCCTCAGCCGTGCTCTGGTGCCCTGCGAAACACTGGATATCTCGGTGCTGATACAGGCGGCTCTGGAAAGCGAAGAGGCGGTTTATGCCTATCTGAAGGGAACTGCTTATGCCGACGGCGTGGAGCCTCTGAAAAAGTCCCTCTCCGAGTTTGAGCGCTGGTGCTCCAATCGGATCATCCAGCATATCCGCCCTCAGAAATACAATCCTTTTACCATTTCCCCGCTGGCTGCTTATATTTTGGCCCGGGAATATGAAATAAAGGCGGTCAGAATCATCCTTTCAGGCAAACGGAACGACCTGCCCGAAGAATCTGTCCGGGAAAGGCTGACGGAACTGTATGTATAA
- a CDS encoding V-type ATP synthase subunit E — protein sequence MTGLEKIVAQIADEAKASSENALAQAQAQADAVYAEGKEKAEQQRAAFQAGLDAEIELVLSRGHSAAKLQERKLLLQAKQETIGEMLEAARKQLCLLPEDEYFSALLKLAEKSARPQAGEILFSQKDLQRLPASFRQKLGEYSLSVSESTRELDGGFVLLYDGIEENCSFESLFAEKKENLQDKVCSLLFK from the coding sequence ATGACTGGACTGGAAAAAATAGTAGCGCAGATTGCAGACGAGGCAAAGGCTTCCTCTGAAAATGCGCTTGCACAGGCCCAAGCCCAAGCGGATGCTGTTTATGCCGAAGGAAAAGAAAAGGCAGAGCAGCAGCGCGCCGCATTTCAGGCCGGGCTGGATGCTGAAATTGAACTTGTTTTAAGCAGAGGACATTCTGCGGCCAAGCTGCAGGAGCGCAAGCTGCTGCTGCAAGCCAAACAGGAGACCATCGGTGAAATGCTGGAAGCCGCCAGAAAGCAGCTCTGCCTGCTGCCGGAGGATGAGTATTTCTCTGCCCTGCTCAAGCTGGCGGAAAAATCCGCAAGACCCCAAGCCGGGGAGATTTTGTTTTCCCAAAAGGATTTGCAGCGGCTCCCCGCTTCCTTTCGGCAAAAGCTGGGGGAATATTCTCTGAGTGTTTCTGAAAGCACCCGGGAGCTGGATGGCGGCTTTGTTCTGCTTTATGATGGAATCGAAGAAAATTGCTCCTTTGAATCTCTGTTTGCTGAAAAAAAGGAAAACCTGCAGGATAAGGTGTGCAGCCTGTTATTTAAATAA
- a CDS encoding YlcI/YnfO family protein → MGKFKIPRIPATTNKPIRFPNDVIEQVEAAIAGKQCTFSAFVIEAVRIALQDIAADDTQD, encoded by the coding sequence GTGGGTAAATTTAAAATTCCCCGTATCCCGGCAACAACCAACAAACCCATACGCTTTCCCAACGATGTAATTGAGCAGGTGGAGGCCGCAATCGCAGGGAAGCAATGCACCTTTTCCGCCTTTGTTATTGAGGCGGTTCGCATTGCGCTGCAAGATATTGCGGCCGATGACACACAGGATTAG
- a CDS encoding V-type ATP synthase subunit K has product MDQYGIVLAIIGAVLAALLAGMGSAKGVGMGGEAAAGVITEDPAQFGKVLILQLLPGTQGIYGLLIAFITFSQIGVLGGSSDISLIKGAMYLVGCLPMAIVGYYSALKQARSSVSSIAVVAKRPDQFGKAMIFPAMVETYAILALLISILAVTGISGLNV; this is encoded by the coding sequence ATGGATCAGTATGGTATTGTATTGGCAATTATCGGTGCAGTGTTAGCGGCTCTTTTAGCCGGTATGGGCTCTGCGAAGGGTGTTGGCATGGGTGGCGAGGCTGCCGCAGGCGTTATCACAGAAGATCCTGCACAGTTTGGTAAGGTGCTTATTTTGCAGCTTCTCCCCGGCACACAGGGCATCTATGGTCTTCTGATTGCTTTTATTACTTTTTCTCAGATTGGTGTTCTGGGCGGAAGCTCAGATATTTCTCTGATCAAGGGTGCCATGTACCTTGTCGGCTGCCTGCCTATGGCCATTGTGGGTTATTACTCCGCTTTAAAACAGGCTCGTTCTTCTGTCTCCAGTATTGCCGTTGTAGCAAAGCGCCCCGATCAGTTCGGTAAAGCTATGATCTTCCCTGCAATGGTTGAAACGTATGCCATTCTTGCTCTTTTGATTTCGATTCTGGCGGTTACCGGCATCAGCGGCCTTAACGTATAA
- a CDS encoding DUF3784 domain-containing protein, producing the protein MNVGAAACLFMAGIFLLLAVIFALLKEKGAVLISGFNTLPKEQRLNYDQAKMSKDMRNSLIIWVTIFAVGAILCYFLSPYFAIASFAIWLVLFFKEVHSDPEKAFGKYRL; encoded by the coding sequence ATGAATGTGGGTGCAGCAGCCTGTTTATTTATGGCAGGAATATTCCTGCTTCTCGCTGTTATTTTTGCCTTGCTTAAAGAAAAAGGCGCAGTGTTAATCAGCGGGTTCAATACACTGCCAAAGGAACAGCGTTTAAACTATGATCAGGCAAAAATGAGCAAGGATATGCGAAACTCATTGATTATTTGGGTCACTATATTTGCAGTTGGCGCAATTTTATGTTATTTTCTTTCACCCTATTTCGCCATTGCCTCGTTTGCTATCTGGCTGGTACTGTTTTTTAAAGAGGTTCATTCCGATCCAGAAAAAGCCTTTGGTAAATACAGGTTATAA
- a CDS encoding V-type ATP synthase subunit B has protein sequence MPKEYKTIQEVAGPLMLVRGVEDVAFDELGEIELASGETRRCKVLEIDGGNALVQLFETSTGINLAMSKVRFLGRSMELGVSEDMLSRVFDGLGRPIDKGPEILPDKRMDVNGLPMNPAARNYPQEFIQTGVSAIDGLNTLVRGQKLPIFSASGLPHADLAAQIARQAKVRGTSEPFAVVFAAMGITFEEANFFTESFKETGAIDRSVMFINLASDPAVERIATPRMALTAAEYLAFEKGMHVLVILTDITNYADSLREVSAARKEVPGRRGYPGYMYTDLASLYERAGRQKGKNGSITMIPILSMPEDDKTHPIPDLTGYITEGQIILSRELYRQGIAPPIDVLPSLSRLKDKGIGAGKTRADHANTMNQLFAAYARGKEAKELMVVLGEAALTQIDKLYALFADRFEQEYVSQGYETSRSIEETLDIGWKLLSILPRSELKRIKDEFLDEYYGK, from the coding sequence ATGCCGAAGGAATACAAAACGATTCAGGAGGTTGCCGGTCCTCTGATGCTGGTTCGTGGGGTTGAGGATGTCGCCTTTGACGAGCTGGGTGAAATCGAGCTGGCCAGCGGCGAAACCCGCCGCTGCAAGGTGCTGGAAATTGACGGTGGAAATGCCTTGGTGCAGCTGTTTGAAACCTCCACCGGCATCAACCTTGCTATGAGCAAGGTACGCTTTTTGGGCCGCAGCATGGAGCTGGGTGTATCGGAGGATATGCTCAGCCGTGTGTTCGACGGTCTGGGCCGCCCCATTGACAAAGGCCCCGAGATTCTGCCCGATAAGCGCATGGATGTCAACGGCCTGCCCATGAACCCCGCCGCCCGGAACTACCCGCAGGAGTTTATCCAGACCGGTGTTTCCGCCATTGACGGCCTGAACACGCTGGTCAGAGGGCAAAAGCTGCCGATCTTTTCGGCCAGCGGTCTGCCCCATGCCGATCTGGCGGCGCAGATTGCCCGTCAGGCCAAGGTGCGTGGCACCAGCGAGCCTTTCGCCGTTGTGTTCGCCGCTATGGGCATCACCTTTGAGGAGGCAAACTTTTTCACCGAAAGCTTTAAGGAAACCGGCGCTATTGACCGTTCAGTCATGTTCATCAATCTGGCCAGCGACCCGGCTGTTGAGCGTATCGCCACCCCCCGCATGGCGCTGACAGCGGCGGAATATCTGGCTTTTGAAAAGGGCATGCATGTTCTGGTTATCCTCACCGATATCACCAACTACGCCGACTCTCTCCGGGAGGTTTCCGCCGCCCGCAAGGAGGTTCCCGGGCGCAGAGGCTACCCCGGCTATATGTATACCGACCTTGCCTCCCTCTATGAGAGAGCGGGCAGGCAGAAGGGCAAAAATGGCAGTATTACCATGATCCCCATACTTTCCATGCCCGAGGATGACAAAACCCATCCGATCCCCGACCTGACCGGCTATATCACAGAAGGGCAGATCATTCTCAGCCGTGAGCTTTACCGGCAGGGAATCGCACCGCCCATTGATGTGCTTCCCTCCCTTTCCCGCTTGAAGGATAAGGGAATCGGCGCAGGCAAAACACGGGCTGATCACGCCAACACCATGAACCAGCTTTTCGCCGCCTATGCCCGCGGCAAGGAGGCCAAGGAGCTGATGGTGGTTCTGGGTGAGGCTGCCCTGACCCAGATCGATAAGCTCTATGCCCTGTTTGCAGACCGCTTTGAGCAGGAATATGTATCCCAAGGCTATGAGACAAGCCGCAGCATCGAAGAAACCTTGGATATCGGCTGGAAGCTGCTTTCCATCCTGCCCAGATCAGAGCTCAAGCGCATTAAGGATGAATTCCTTGATGAATACTACGGCAAATAA
- a CDS encoding GNAT family N-acetyltransferase: MNELRLRVASPDDAKELLEIYTPYVKNTAITFEYEVPSVGVFEARIQNTLKKYPYLVAEKDGEILGYAYTGAFVGRAAYAWGAELTIYLKQNKKKMGLGKKLYHALERVSVAQNILNLNACIGYPEVEDEYLNQNSAQFHEHLGYALVGRFHKCGYKFGRWYDMIWMEKLLGEHSADPAPVISFPDLSPEVLHALGIE, from the coding sequence ATGAATGAATTACGGCTCCGGGTGGCATCCCCGGACGATGCAAAAGAGCTTCTGGAAATCTATACACCCTATGTTAAAAACACGGCCATTACCTTTGAATATGAGGTGCCGAGTGTAGGGGTGTTTGAGGCGAGAATACAGAATACTTTAAAGAAATACCCCTATCTTGTGGCGGAAAAAGACGGCGAAATTCTCGGCTATGCCTATACAGGTGCCTTTGTGGGAAGGGCAGCCTATGCATGGGGGGCAGAGCTGACCATTTATCTCAAACAAAACAAAAAGAAAATGGGGCTTGGCAAAAAGCTTTACCATGCTTTGGAGAGGGTTTCTGTAGCGCAGAATATCCTGAACTTAAATGCCTGCATCGGCTACCCAGAGGTGGAGGATGAATACTTAAACCAGAACAGCGCACAGTTTCATGAGCATTTGGGGTATGCGCTGGTCGGGCGTTTTCACAAATGCGGCTACAAATTCGGAAGATGGTACGACATGATCTGGATGGAAAAGCTGTTGGGCGAACACAGCGCCGATCCCGCCCCTGTGATTTCGTTCCCCGATTTGAGCCCGGAAGTTCTGCATGCTCTTGGAATTGAATAA
- a CDS encoding V-type ATP synthase subunit I: MAVVAMERIQICGLKKERKPILEAMQRLGAVELCDTPEDEAVFKKVDVSEPASYLSRHRQMALQALEILDQYAPQKKSMFAALLGKTAVTADRYDDFVNLKQEAKLTARKIVNLSKSMHENKAEIIKLRLQQEALEPWKDLDVPLNFSGTKSTSAFIGVLPGTWDQSRIYEAFAEVVPLESEIFSVVKEQTFLFLLCLKKHAPQMLELLRINGFSKPGVQSVLPPSQQFEQYDKEAAALEAEISKAQAELKSLSEKRELISFYADYEAIREEKYSVISRLWQSNHIFLLTGYIPKRDSQRLKAFLESKYTVDIQLFSPGEDEDVPVLLANNGFVGSLEGITESFSPPGKGEMDPTGIMSVFYYMLFGIMLSDAGYGAIMALACGLILLKFKNIEPSLRRSVKMFFFCGLSTVFWGIMFSSYFGDVVDVVSATFFGKAVTVPPVWFSPTAEPMRMLVFSMILGLIHLFAGLGMKLYQCIKNGDTLGGIYDSVFWIVLLVSSVVLLMSSSLFMEIVGAGFTVSKMAGNIAAVIALAASVGIVATNGRESRNPFKRFLKGAYALYGITGYLSDVLSYSRLLALGLATGVIGTVINKMGAMTNNAVIFIVVFLLGHALNMAINVLGAYVHTNRLQYVEFFGKFYEGGGRKFEPFSNKTKFYKIEEN; encoded by the coding sequence ATGGCAGTGGTGGCAATGGAGCGCATTCAAATCTGCGGGCTCAAAAAGGAACGAAAGCCTATTTTGGAAGCCATGCAGAGACTGGGTGCGGTAGAGCTTTGCGACACTCCCGAGGATGAGGCCGTTTTCAAAAAAGTGGATGTCTCAGAGCCCGCATCTTATCTTTCAAGGCACCGGCAAATGGCTTTGCAGGCTCTGGAAATTCTGGATCAATATGCGCCGCAAAAGAAATCTATGTTTGCGGCGCTATTGGGAAAAACGGCGGTTACCGCTGATCGTTACGATGATTTTGTTAACCTCAAGCAGGAAGCTAAGCTTACCGCTAGAAAGATTGTAAACCTTTCTAAGAGTATGCACGAAAACAAGGCCGAAATCATCAAGCTTCGCCTTCAACAAGAGGCACTGGAGCCATGGAAAGACCTTGATGTCCCCCTGAATTTTTCAGGAACAAAGTCAACATCGGCTTTTATCGGGGTGTTACCCGGTACATGGGACCAAAGCCGAATCTATGAAGCCTTTGCGGAGGTTGTTCCTCTCGAGTCGGAAATATTCAGTGTTGTAAAAGAGCAGACCTTTCTGTTTTTGCTTTGTTTAAAGAAACACGCCCCGCAGATGCTGGAGCTTCTGCGGATCAACGGCTTTTCGAAGCCCGGCGTGCAGAGTGTTCTTCCTCCCTCCCAGCAGTTTGAACAGTATGACAAAGAAGCGGCGGCTCTGGAGGCGGAAATAAGCAAGGCACAGGCAGAGCTGAAGAGCCTTTCGGAAAAGCGGGAGCTTATAAGCTTTTATGCGGATTACGAAGCGATTCGGGAAGAAAAATACTCTGTAATTAGTCGACTTTGGCAATCCAATCACATATTCCTGCTGACCGGTTACATACCAAAACGGGATTCCCAGCGGCTAAAGGCATTTCTGGAAAGTAAATATACAGTGGATATACAGCTGTTCTCCCCCGGGGAGGATGAGGATGTTCCGGTATTGCTTGCCAACAACGGCTTTGTGGGCTCACTGGAAGGAATCACCGAAAGCTTCAGCCCACCCGGCAAGGGCGAAATGGACCCCACAGGCATTATGTCCGTGTTTTATTACATGCTGTTCGGCATTATGCTTTCCGATGCCGGCTATGGCGCTATAATGGCCCTTGCCTGCGGGTTGATTTTGCTCAAATTTAAAAACATTGAGCCCTCTCTCAGGCGCAGTGTGAAAATGTTCTTCTTCTGTGGGCTTTCCACGGTTTTCTGGGGCATTATGTTCAGCAGCTATTTCGGCGATGTGGTGGATGTGGTTTCTGCTACCTTCTTTGGAAAAGCCGTTACCGTTCCCCCGGTCTGGTTCTCGCCCACAGCGGAGCCTATGCGGATGCTGGTGTTTTCCATGATTCTGGGTCTTATCCATTTGTTTGCGGGCCTTGGAATGAAGCTTTATCAGTGTATCAAAAACGGGGATACCTTAGGCGGCATATACGATTCCGTTTTCTGGATTGTGCTGCTGGTTTCCAGCGTGGTGCTGCTGATGTCCAGCTCTCTGTTTATGGAAATTGTCGGTGCTGGTTTTACTGTGAGCAAAATGGCCGGAAATATTGCGGCGGTCATTGCCCTTGCAGCATCTGTGGGAATTGTGGCTACCAATGGCCGGGAATCCCGCAACCCCTTCAAGCGCTTTTTAAAAGGGGCTTATGCTCTTTATGGCATTACCGGATATTTAAGCGATGTGCTCTCCTACTCCCGTCTGCTGGCTCTTGGTCTGGCTACCGGCGTTATCGGCACCGTTATCAACAAGATGGGGGCTATGACCAACAACGCTGTTATCTTTATCGTGGTTTTTCTGTTGGGCCACGCCCTCAATATGGCCATCAATGTGCTGGGTGCCTATGTTCATACCAACCGTTTGCAGTATGTTGAGTTCTTTGGCAAATTCTATGAAGGCGGCGGACGCAAATTTGAACCCTTCAGCAATAAAACAAAATTTTATAAAATTGAGGAGAATTAG